A section of the Alphaproteobacteria bacterium genome encodes:
- a CDS encoding type II secretion system F family protein, with amino-acid sequence MIETLLPFGLDQADALAILTGAMAFLTVVAIWRALLPESEYGQRISALIDRRERLRHAMAEPRRRVALVDRTKFMERVVRQFNLLRTREAERTRLKLAQAGWRSEQGLVRYLFARLSLPLLVGLFVILTLFASGPYETSVTTRLLIAALLVVAGAYAPELFVRNAISKRWSKIRKGLPDALDLMVICAEAGLSLDATFTRVAREMRQAAPEVSDELDVTAIELGFLPRRRQALDNLGRRVDIPEMRSLTNALLQTEKYGTPLARALRVLAAEYRDQRLLRAEEKAARLPATMTVPMIIFILPTLFVVLIGPAVLRTMDALRAL; translated from the coding sequence ATGATCGAGACGCTGTTGCCCTTTGGCCTGGACCAGGCGGATGCGCTGGCCATTCTGACCGGGGCCATGGCCTTCCTGACGGTCGTTGCGATCTGGCGCGCGCTTTTGCCGGAAAGCGAATACGGCCAGCGCATCAGTGCCCTGATCGACCGGCGCGAGCGCCTGCGGCACGCCATGGCCGAGCCCCGACGGCGCGTGGCGCTGGTGGACCGCACGAAATTCATGGAACGGGTGGTTCGGCAGTTCAACCTGCTGCGCACGCGCGAGGCGGAGAGGACGCGCCTCAAGCTGGCTCAGGCCGGCTGGCGATCGGAGCAGGGGCTGGTACGCTATCTGTTCGCGCGACTTTCCCTGCCGCTGCTCGTCGGGCTGTTCGTAATCCTGACATTATTTGCCTCGGGCCCGTACGAGACGAGCGTCACGACACGCCTTCTGATCGCCGCTCTGCTGGTGGTGGCCGGGGCTTATGCACCGGAGCTGTTCGTGCGCAATGCGATCAGCAAGCGCTGGTCGAAAATCCGAAAGGGTCTGCCAGATGCGCTTGATCTCATGGTGATCTGCGCCGAGGCGGGGCTGTCGCTCGATGCGACCTTTACGCGGGTCGCGCGGGAAATGCGCCAGGCTGCGCCCGAAGTATCGGACGAACTGGATGTGACTGCGATCGAGCTCGGCTTTCTGCCTCGGCGCAGGCAGGCCTTGGACAATCTCGGACGCCGCGTCGATATTCCTGAGATGCGAAGCCTCACAAACGCACTGTTGCAGACGGAAAAATACGGTACGCCGCTGGCACGCGCGCTTCGGGTGCTGGCAGCCGAATATCGAGATCAGCGCTTGCTGCGCGCCGAGGAGAAAGCCGCCCGCCTGCCGGCGACCATGACCGTGCCGATGATTATCTTCATCCTGCCGACGCTTTTCGTCGTCCTGATCGGACCCGCGGTCCTGCGCACGATGGACGCATTGCGCGCACTTTAG
- a CDS encoding acyloxyacyl hydrolase: MVAFLKAAIPGRGRHCPAAAIAITLLLSAFAPARAADPYRPGDEPLFGFVSEVRLGYAFHDAGVFGREKEDGEDVNAEIVFVSPDFLEILWSPRPHIGVHINNAGDTSQLYGGLTWDWWFWDDVFVLFHFGLSGHNGETAAPGRVDKKELGTEVLFREGLELGWNFYKKDSISVFLDHVSQGNFFNDENEGLDTFGLRYSYRF; this comes from the coding sequence TTGGTCGCATTCCTCAAGGCAGCAATTCCTGGCCGAGGCCGTCACTGCCCGGCGGCCGCGATCGCCATAACCCTGCTTCTTTCGGCTTTCGCCCCGGCCCGGGCGGCCGATCCGTACCGGCCCGGAGACGAGCCGCTTTTCGGGTTCGTCTCTGAAGTCCGGCTCGGGTACGCGTTCCACGACGCCGGCGTTTTCGGGCGTGAGAAGGAAGACGGGGAGGATGTCAACGCCGAGATCGTTTTCGTCAGCCCCGATTTTCTCGAGATTCTCTGGTCACCCCGCCCGCATATCGGTGTGCACATCAACAATGCCGGCGATACCAGCCAGCTTTATGGCGGTCTCACCTGGGACTGGTGGTTCTGGGATGACGTGTTCGTGCTGTTTCATTTCGGCCTGTCGGGCCATAACGGCGAAACCGCCGCGCCCGGACGTGTCGACAAGAAAGAGCTGGGTACGGAGGTATTGTTCCGCGAAGGGCTTGAGCTGGGCTGGAACTTCTACAAGAAGGACAGCATCTCGGTCTTTCTCGACCACGTGTCGCAGGGAAATTTCTTCAACGACGAGAACGAGGGCCTGGATACGTTCGGCCTTCGATACAGCTACCGCTTCTAG
- a CDS encoding type II secretion system F family protein: MIRDLLPIIAAVSVFLALGAGVLAMAAVGIGGDDGRHRRLEALKRRWPGFTAPEISESIKRDGRDSSIARLDRLIKRLLPQPEKLRRRLRMTGRPIRLGPYLLANGLLAVSAAWLLNQVMPLPWLVNSFAGILAGLGLPWFIVGWMISRRLGKFNAQFPDAIDLIVRGLRSGLPVSEAIKSVGEEMADPVGVEFRGISEVMRIGRTLEEGLWEAAARFNTADFKFFVVTLSIQKETGGNLAETLGHLSDLLRKRRQMKLKIRAMSSEARASAYILGGLPFIMFAIIFTLNQGYAMSLFTDPRGMILIGFGALMMLMGAGVMAKMVRFEI; the protein is encoded by the coding sequence ATGATCAGGGACCTCTTGCCGATTATCGCGGCCGTCAGCGTTTTCCTCGCCCTTGGTGCCGGGGTCCTCGCCATGGCCGCGGTCGGAATCGGCGGCGACGACGGCCGCCATCGCCGCCTCGAAGCGCTCAAACGGCGCTGGCCCGGCTTCACGGCGCCCGAAATTTCGGAGAGCATCAAGCGCGACGGTCGCGACAGCTCGATCGCGCGCCTCGACCGGCTGATCAAGCGACTCCTGCCGCAGCCCGAGAAACTGCGCCGGCGGCTGCGCATGACCGGTCGGCCGATCCGTCTCGGTCCTTATCTGCTGGCCAACGGGCTTCTGGCGGTGAGTGCCGCCTGGCTCCTTAACCAGGTCATGCCGCTGCCGTGGCTGGTCAACAGCTTCGCCGGGATCCTCGCCGGGCTTGGGCTGCCGTGGTTCATCGTGGGCTGGATGATTTCGCGACGGCTCGGCAAGTTCAACGCGCAGTTTCCGGACGCTATCGATCTCATCGTGCGCGGCTTGCGCTCGGGTCTGCCGGTAAGCGAGGCGATCAAGTCAGTGGGCGAGGAAATGGCCGATCCGGTGGGTGTCGAATTCCGCGGCATATCGGAAGTCATGCGGATCGGGCGCACGCTTGAGGAAGGTCTTTGGGAGGCGGCGGCGCGTTTCAATACGGCCGATTTCAAATTCTTCGTGGTCACGCTGTCGATCCAGAAGGAAACCGGCGGCAATCTGGCCGAGACGTTGGGCCATCTCTCCGATCTCCTGCGCAAGCGGCGGCAGATGAAGCTGAAGATCCGGGCCATGAGCTCTGAGGCGCGGGCGAGCGCCTACATCCTGGGTGGGCTGCCGTTCATCATGTTTGCGATTATTTTCACGCTCAACCAGGGCTATGCAATGAGCCTCTTCACCGATCCGCGGGGGATGATTCTTATCGGCTTCGGCGCCCTGATGATGCTGATGGGCGCCGGCGTCATGGCAAAAATGGTGAGATTCGAAATATGA
- a CDS encoding septation protein A yields MTDKPENTGTPQPQASGKPPGAKQGGLFRFVVELSPLLLFFYINGEHGIIPATAVFVLATTLSLAIIYWRERRLALMPLIATIVVLVFGGLTVVLEDEIFIKLKPTIVNGIFAAILLGGLAMGRPLLRPLFGDSLDLTQTGWLKLTRRWALFFIALAIANEIAWRTLGTDDWVSFKVFGLLPAAFIFAMLQTPLILRHQRKPAGRPGAD; encoded by the coding sequence ATGACCGACAAGCCCGAGAACACCGGAACGCCACAACCGCAAGCATCCGGAAAGCCGCCGGGAGCAAAGCAGGGCGGACTCTTTCGCTTTGTTGTCGAACTCTCGCCGTTGCTTCTCTTCTTCTATATCAATGGCGAGCACGGGATCATTCCCGCGACCGCCGTGTTCGTGCTCGCCACCACTCTCTCCCTCGCCATCATCTATTGGCGCGAGCGCCGGCTCGCCCTCATGCCACTGATCGCCACGATCGTGGTCCTTGTGTTCGGCGGGCTGACCGTGGTGCTTGAGGATGAGATTTTCATCAAGCTCAAGCCCACCATCGTGAACGGGATTTTTGCCGCGATTCTCCTGGGCGGGCTGGCCATGGGCCGGCCCCTGCTGCGGCCCTTGTTTGGCGATTCGCTCGACCTGACCCAGACGGGATGGCTCAAGCTGACCCGGCGCTGGGCCCTGTTTTTCATCGCCCTTGCCATTGCCAACGAGATCGCCTGGCGCACGCTCGGCACCGATGACTGGGTAAGCTTCAAGGTATTCGGCCTGCTGCCGGCCGCGTTCATTTTCGCCATGCTGCAAACGCCCCTGATCCTGCGCCATCAGCGCAAGCCGGCCGGGCGGCCGGGCGCCGACTAG
- the mtaB gene encoding tRNA (N(6)-L-threonylcarbamoyladenosine(37)-C(2))-methylthiotransferase MtaB gives MSAPEIITLGCRLNTYESEVMRDLAGEAGLDDAIIVNTCAVTGEAERQARQTIRRLRRERPRARIIVAGCAAQISPGKFASMAEVDRVLGNDEKMKPESFVFGSDDENAPRVRVADIMTVTETAPHLVTGFENHTRAFVQVQNGCDHRCTFCVIPYGRGNSRSVPMGDIARQLRLLVGEGYREVVLTGVDITSYGGDLPGQPRLGQMVRRVLNSVPGIERLRLSSLDPAEMDDELFDLVANEPRLMPHLHISLQAGDDMILKRMKRRHSRADVTRFCDRLRQARPDIVLGADLIAGFPTETEKMFRNTCNLVDEVDLTFLHVFPYSPRPFTPAERMPQLPAEIRRDRAARLRDSGRARRAAYLASRVAIREEVLVEKIETTPEGTVALGHTAYFAPIEIAGLGPESVGAIRTARVTGVAGRGKETVLQAVAGA, from the coding sequence ATGAGCGCTCCCGAGATCATTACCCTTGGCTGCCGTCTCAATACCTACGAGTCCGAGGTCATGCGCGATCTCGCCGGGGAAGCGGGGCTGGACGACGCGATTATCGTCAATACCTGCGCCGTGACCGGCGAGGCGGAACGCCAGGCCCGCCAGACCATCCGGCGTCTCCGGCGCGAGCGGCCCCGGGCCCGGATCATCGTGGCGGGCTGCGCCGCCCAGATTTCGCCCGGCAAGTTCGCATCCATGGCGGAAGTGGATCGCGTTCTCGGCAACGACGAGAAAATGAAGCCCGAAAGCTTCGTCTTTGGCAGCGACGACGAAAATGCGCCCCGCGTTCGCGTCGCCGATATCATGACCGTGACGGAAACGGCGCCGCATCTCGTGACCGGCTTCGAGAATCACACGCGCGCCTTCGTCCAGGTCCAGAATGGCTGCGATCACCGCTGCACCTTTTGCGTCATTCCCTATGGCCGCGGGAACAGTCGAAGCGTTCCCATGGGTGATATCGCGAGACAATTGCGGCTTCTTGTCGGGGAGGGCTATCGCGAGGTCGTGCTGACCGGCGTGGATATCACCTCTTACGGCGGCGATCTGCCGGGTCAGCCCCGGTTGGGCCAGATGGTGCGCCGGGTGCTCAACTCGGTCCCGGGGATCGAGCGGCTGCGCCTGTCATCTCTCGATCCGGCGGAGATGGACGACGAACTCTTCGATCTTGTGGCGAACGAGCCCCGGCTCATGCCCCATCTGCATATCAGCCTGCAGGCGGGCGACGATATGATCCTCAAGCGCATGAAGCGCCGTCACTCACGCGCCGATGTCACCCGCTTCTGCGACCGCTTGCGGCAGGCGCGCCCGGATATCGTGCTGGGCGCGGACCTGATCGCCGGATTTCCGACCGAAACCGAAAAGATGTTTCGCAATACCTGCAATCTCGTGGACGAGGTCGACCTCACGTTCCTTCATGTCTTCCCCTATTCGCCCCGCCCCTTCACGCCGGCCGAACGCATGCCGCAACTGCCCGCCGAGATCCGGCGGGACCGGGCGGCCCGGCTCCGGGACTCCGGCCGGGCGCGCCGCGCGGCCTATCTCGCCTCGCGCGTGGCGATACGCGAAGAGGTGCTGGTGGAAAAAATCGAGACGACGCCCGAAGGCACCGTCGCCCTGGGTCACACCGCCTATTTTGCGCCCATCGAGATCGCGGGCCTCGGCCCGGAAAGCGTGGGCGCTATCCGCACGGCCCGGGTCACCGGCGTGGCGGGACGGGGCAAGGAAACCGTGCTTCAGGCCGTAGCCGGCGCGTGA
- a CDS encoding DUF2336 domain-containing protein: MARDRSVEGRTRLATTVGDLYVESDLNLSDRERALMTDILDQLIHDVEMTVRHTLAERFAKLPNAPHDLVLKLANDEIDVARPILLESGVLRDQELIDIIHHRSLQHQLSIAMRTQVSEIVSDALVETENTNVIKTLLENSSARIARSTMEYLVNQSRRVNEFQEPLVRREDLPTELAKRMVFWVSAALRKHLLEQHRIDEAELDDILDETVAEEVRQVEKQAKNERSEDVLARQIAREKKITAQMLIDVLRRGEVPLFESLFSQMANIDTEMARRVIYETGGESLAVACRSQEVPKSDFASIFLLSRRARPGDKTVDPHELQKVLSFYDKIKPDAALSVVRRWKREEGYRQAIEDVEKGSKPKN, translated from the coding sequence ATGGCTCGCGACCGAAGTGTGGAGGGGCGTACGCGCCTGGCCACGACCGTCGGCGATCTCTATGTCGAGAGCGATTTGAATCTCTCGGACCGCGAACGCGCCCTCATGACCGACATCCTGGACCAGCTGATCCACGATGTCGAAATGACCGTGCGTCACACTCTGGCGGAGCGTTTCGCGAAACTGCCCAATGCGCCGCACGATCTCGTTCTCAAGCTCGCGAACGACGAGATCGACGTGGCGCGCCCGATACTTCTCGAAAGCGGCGTGCTCCGCGATCAGGAATTGATCGACATCATCCATCACCGTTCGCTGCAGCATCAGCTTTCGATCGCGATGCGCACCCAGGTCAGCGAGATCGTCTCGGATGCCCTGGTCGAGACCGAGAATACGAACGTCATCAAGACATTGCTTGAAAATAGCAGCGCCCGGATCGCCCGCAGCACGATGGAATATCTGGTCAACCAGTCCCGGCGGGTCAACGAATTCCAGGAACCTCTTGTCCGGCGCGAGGATCTGCCCACGGAACTTGCCAAGCGCATGGTTTTCTGGGTCTCGGCCGCGCTGCGCAAGCACCTGCTGGAACAGCACCGGATCGACGAGGCGGAACTCGACGACATTTTGGATGAAACTGTCGCCGAAGAAGTCCGCCAGGTCGAAAAACAGGCCAAGAACGAAAGAAGCGAAGACGTACTGGCGCGGCAGATCGCCCGGGAAAAGAAGATCACCGCCCAGATGCTGATCGATGTGCTGCGCCGGGGTGAGGTGCCGCTTTTCGAATCCCTGTTCAGCCAGATGGCCAACATCGATACCGAAATGGCCCGACGGGTGATTTACGAAACCGGGGGCGAGAGTCTGGCGGTGGCCTGTCGCTCGCAGGAAGTGCCCAAAAGCGATTTCGCCAGCATTTTCCTGCTCAGCCGTCGGGCGCGGCCGGGTGACAAGACGGTGGATCCGCACGAACTGCAGAAGGTCCTGTCCTTTTACGACAAGATCAAGCCCGATGCGGCGCTAAGCGTCGTCAGGCGCTGGAAGCGTGAAGAGGGCTACCGGCAGGCGATCGAAGACGTCGAGAAAGGTTCGAAGCCGAAAAACTGA
- a CDS encoding AAA family ATPase, translating into MKAASLLKPIALKSLGRNAAKARAAENMMAFVADEDTRAVILQVSASFWPGARVEAGGLDRALEALRAEPSPHLLMVDISGIGDPLADLRRLRDLCESGTIVIALGEVNDVSLFRDLMSEGVADYLIKPLEPLALQRAILNALRPIDEIEKPAAAGRVVTVLAARGGAGGTTVATTLAWLLAHEHGQKVSLVDLDLHFGSVGLALDLAPTGGLPDALANAARVDSLFVTSAAVAESENLSILAAEEPLNTDLPIDPEAMSGLLGELSGTAQYIVLDVPRMLAVMKPELIQAASDIFIVSDLSMVGLRDSMRLLELARTTAPGASIRLVINREGLAGKGQLTPGEYERTIGQDIAARIPEDAHAVAAAVNAGRPLAKAARGSKLLKAMREMARELAPPPEEGDGRPATLIGRLFG; encoded by the coding sequence ATGAAAGCCGCCTCTCTCCTGAAACCCATTGCCCTGAAATCTCTGGGCCGGAACGCGGCGAAGGCGCGCGCGGCCGAGAACATGATGGCCTTCGTCGCCGACGAGGACACGCGCGCCGTCATCCTGCAGGTGAGTGCCTCGTTCTGGCCGGGAGCACGTGTGGAGGCGGGCGGACTGGACCGCGCGCTTGAGGCGCTGCGCGCCGAACCCTCGCCTCATCTCCTCATGGTGGATATTTCCGGGATCGGTGATCCGCTCGCCGATCTGCGCCGGCTGCGGGACCTTTGTGAGTCCGGCACGATCGTCATCGCGCTTGGCGAGGTGAACGATGTATCCCTCTTCCGCGACCTGATGTCGGAAGGTGTGGCCGACTATCTGATCAAGCCGCTTGAGCCGCTGGCCCTGCAACGGGCGATTCTCAATGCGCTGCGTCCGATCGACGAAATCGAGAAGCCAGCCGCCGCCGGGCGGGTGGTAACGGTACTCGCGGCGCGCGGCGGGGCGGGCGGGACCACTGTCGCGACCACGCTGGCCTGGCTCCTGGCCCATGAGCACGGGCAGAAGGTCTCGCTGGTCGATCTCGATTTGCATTTCGGCAGTGTCGGTCTCGCCCTTGACCTCGCGCCGACCGGCGGGCTGCCCGACGCCCTGGCAAATGCCGCGAGGGTCGACAGCCTGTTCGTGACCAGCGCCGCCGTAGCGGAAAGCGAAAACCTTTCCATTCTCGCGGCCGAAGAGCCGCTGAACACGGACCTGCCGATCGATCCCGAGGCGATGAGCGGCCTGCTCGGCGAATTGAGCGGCACGGCCCAGTACATCGTGCTCGATGTGCCGCGCATGCTGGCGGTGATGAAGCCGGAGCTCATTCAGGCCGCCAGCGATATTTTTATCGTAAGCGACCTGTCCATGGTGGGGCTGCGGGACTCGATGCGCCTTCTGGAACTGGCCCGGACCACCGCGCCCGGCGCCAGTATCAGGCTCGTCATCAACCGCGAGGGCCTCGCCGGCAAGGGCCAGTTGACGCCTGGCGAATACGAGCGAACCATCGGCCAGGATATCGCCGCCCGGATTCCCGAGGATGCCCACGCGGTGGCGGCGGCGGTCAATGCCGGCCGTCCGCTCGCGAAAGCCGCCCGGGGCTCCAAGCTGCTCAAGGCAATGCGCGAGATGGCCAGGGAGCTGGCCCCGCCGCCCGAGGAGGGCGACGGCAGGCCGGCCACCCTTATCGGCCGGCTTTTCGGCTAG
- the ftsY gene encoding signal recognition particle-docking protein FtsY, producing MTEAPSTAGRGSWFKRLRQGLRRSSSRLADGIGQVFASGRVDDRTLDALEDLLIEADLGPETAMALREKIARLNGLAGADAADTARNVREALADEIAGIVEPVAVSLDVPAGHRPFVILVVGVNGSGKTTSVGKLAHLFGEAGQKVKIAACDTFRAAASEQLMLWGERAGAQVLSAPPGSDASGLAYQSLQEARADGTDVLLIDTAGRLQNRADLMAELQKIRRVLQKQDETAPHAVLLVLDATTGQNAHSQVEIFREMVDVTGLALTKLDGSAKGGVLVGLARRFGLPVHAIGVGEGVDDLRPFEARAFARGLLDLDDA from the coding sequence ATGACCGAGGCGCCTTCCACAGCCGGGCGGGGATCGTGGTTCAAGCGCCTGCGCCAGGGGTTGCGGCGAAGCTCGTCCAGGCTGGCCGACGGGATCGGGCAGGTTTTCGCCAGCGGCCGGGTCGACGACAGGACACTCGATGCGCTCGAAGACCTCCTGATCGAGGCCGATCTCGGTCCCGAGACGGCGATGGCCTTGCGCGAGAAGATTGCGCGACTGAACGGCCTCGCGGGCGCGGACGCGGCCGACACGGCCCGCAATGTGCGCGAGGCGCTGGCCGATGAGATCGCCGGGATCGTCGAGCCGGTGGCGGTCTCACTGGATGTCCCGGCCGGCCACCGCCCTTTCGTCATCCTGGTGGTCGGTGTCAACGGCAGCGGCAAGACCACCAGCGTCGGCAAGCTGGCCCATCTCTTTGGTGAAGCGGGACAGAAAGTAAAGATCGCCGCCTGCGACACGTTCCGTGCGGCCGCGAGCGAACAGCTCATGCTTTGGGGCGAGCGGGCTGGGGCCCAGGTACTGAGCGCGCCGCCGGGCAGCGATGCTTCGGGGCTGGCCTACCAGTCACTCCAGGAAGCGCGCGCGGATGGGACCGACGTGCTGCTGATCGATACCGCCGGCCGGCTGCAGAACCGGGCCGACCTGATGGCCGAACTGCAGAAAATTCGCCGCGTGCTGCAAAAGCAGGACGAAACGGCGCCCCATGCGGTACTGCTTGTGCTCGACGCCACGACAGGGCAGAACGCCCATAGTCAGGTGGAAATTTTTCGCGAAATGGTGGACGTGACGGGTCTCGCCCTCACCAAACTCGACGGCAGCGCCAAGGGCGGGGTCCTGGTCGGACTTGCCCGGCGCTTCGGTCTGCCGGTGCACGCCATCGGCGTCGGGGAGGGGGTGGACGACCTGCGCCCATTCGAGGCCCGCGCCTTCGCCCGTGGCCTTCTTGATCTGGATGACGCATGA
- a CDS encoding CpaF family protein, producing MINNLLAEAEAARCESEPPGDQETEAGGAPDQPLGASPVASPVASPIASPIAGPGRADGRVVTSSRSVIEEAREKVQPVLIERIDPVVATRLPRKELARQVGEIVGEIVGEQKLKLNQIEQRDLVTGLLNEMLGLGPLEPLLADDEITDIMVNGPYQVYVERRGKLELTDVKFKDNTHVMNIATRIVTKIGRRIDESSPLVDARLEDGSRVNIIAPPLAIDGTSISIRKFAKKSITLDIMEGQRNISPAMAKVLKIASRCRLNVLISGGTGSGKTTLLNALSQMIDGGERVVTIEDAAELQLQQPHVVRLETRPANLEGQGQIDMRDLVKNALRMRPDRIILGEVRGAEALDMLQAMNTGHDGSLGTVHANNPREGLTRLENMVAMAGVNWPTHAVRNQIAGALDLIVQVSRMRDGVRRVTRISEVVGMEGEVITTQDLFTFEFTGEGADGRLQGDFKWSGLRPHFTEKARYFGLDRALLDALD from the coding sequence ATGATCAACAATCTCCTGGCCGAGGCCGAGGCCGCCCGGTGCGAAAGCGAGCCGCCGGGGGATCAGGAGACAGAGGCCGGCGGCGCGCCGGATCAGCCGCTTGGGGCCAGCCCCGTTGCCAGTCCTGTTGCCAGTCCCATTGCCAGTCCCATTGCCGGCCCCGGCCGGGCGGACGGGCGGGTCGTCACATCCAGCCGGTCGGTCATCGAAGAGGCGCGGGAAAAGGTCCAGCCGGTCCTGATCGAGCGCATCGATCCCGTTGTAGCGACACGATTGCCCCGCAAGGAGCTCGCTCGCCAGGTTGGCGAGATCGTCGGTGAAATCGTCGGTGAACAGAAGCTCAAGCTCAATCAGATCGAACAGCGCGATCTGGTGACCGGGCTTTTGAACGAAATGCTGGGCCTGGGTCCGCTGGAGCCGCTTCTGGCCGATGACGAAATCACCGACATCATGGTCAACGGTCCCTATCAGGTATATGTCGAGCGCCGGGGCAAGCTGGAGCTCACGGATGTCAAGTTCAAGGACAACACCCATGTCATGAATATCGCGACGCGGATCGTGACCAAGATCGGGCGGCGGATCGACGAGTCGAGCCCACTGGTCGATGCGCGTCTCGAGGATGGCAGCCGCGTCAACATCATCGCACCGCCGCTCGCGATAGACGGCACCAGCATCTCCATCCGGAAATTCGCGAAAAAATCCATCACCCTCGATATCATGGAAGGTCAGCGCAACATTTCCCCCGCCATGGCCAAGGTCCTCAAGATCGCCTCACGGTGCCGGCTCAATGTCCTGATCTCGGGCGGAACGGGGTCCGGCAAGACCACTCTCCTCAATGCCCTGAGCCAGATGATCGACGGCGGCGAGCGCGTCGTGACTATTGAAGATGCGGCCGAACTCCAGTTGCAGCAGCCCCATGTGGTCCGGCTCGAAACCCGGCCCGCGAATCTCGAGGGACAGGGCCAGATCGATATGCGCGATCTGGTCAAGAACGCACTCCGCATGCGGCCCGACCGGATCATCCTGGGCGAGGTCCGGGGCGCCGAAGCTCTCGATATGCTGCAGGCCATGAATACCGGCCATGACGGTTCGCTCGGGACCGTCCATGCCAACAATCCGCGTGAAGGCCTGACCCGGCTGGAAAACATGGTCGCCATGGCCGGCGTCAATTGGCCCACCCATGCGGTGCGCAACCAGATCGCCGGGGCACTTGACCTTATCGTGCAGGTTTCGCGCATGCGCGACGGCGTGCGCCGCGTGACCCGGATCAGCGAAGTCGTCGGCATGGAGGGCGAGGTCATCACGACCCAGGACCTGTTCACCTTCGAATTTACCGGGGAAGGGGCCGACGGGCGCTTGCAGGGCGATTTCAAATGGTCGGGCCTGCGGCCGCATTTCACCGAGAAGGCGCGCTATTTCGGGCTCGACCGCGCGCTTCTCGATGCGTTGGACTGA
- the dapF gene encoding diaminopimelate epimerase: MADLDRQPPPPASAGPTRFWKMHGLGNDFVILDGRAGGLALTQAGARRLADRHFGIGCDQVIALFPATETGAQVAMRIFNADGSEVMACGNATRCVARLLFEERAGQDGHVTIETGAGLLAAFPAAFGDKFITVDMGVARTGWREIPLSSDVDTLHLPLAADGLRDGVAVSMGNPHAVFFVDDVAAVDLAHLGPRLENDPLFPERANIGVAQITGKDRMRLRVWERGAGLTLACGTGASAAAVAARRRGLARGRIEITLDGGTLWVETDERDHVLMTGPAALSFTGTLGAALQAGTETP; encoded by the coding sequence ATGGCCGATCTCGACCGCCAGCCCCCGCCCCCGGCTTCGGCCGGCCCAACCCGCTTCTGGAAGATGCACGGGCTCGGCAACGATTTCGTCATTCTGGACGGCAGGGCGGGCGGCCTTGCCCTGACGCAAGCGGGCGCGCGGCGGCTGGCCGACCGCCATTTCGGGATCGGCTGCGACCAGGTGATTGCTCTGTTCCCGGCGACGGAGACCGGCGCCCAAGTGGCCATGCGCATCTTCAATGCCGACGGTTCGGAAGTGATGGCCTGCGGCAACGCCACGCGCTGCGTCGCCCGGCTCCTGTTCGAGGAGCGGGCAGGACAGGACGGCCACGTCACCATAGAAACGGGCGCCGGTCTTTTGGCGGCCTTCCCGGCAGCCTTCGGCGACAAATTCATCACCGTCGATATGGGCGTCGCCCGGACCGGGTGGCGGGAAATCCCGCTCTCTTCCGATGTCGACACGCTGCACCTGCCGCTTGCGGCGGACGGGTTGCGCGACGGTGTCGCTGTCAGCATGGGCAATCCGCATGCGGTTTTTTTCGTCGACGACGTGGCGGCGGTCGATCTCGCGCACCTCGGCCCCCGGCTCGAGAACGATCCCCTGTTCCCCGAGCGCGCCAATATCGGCGTGGCCCAGATCACGGGCAAGGACCGGATGCGGCTTCGCGTCTGGGAGCGGGGCGCCGGCCTCACACTGGCCTGCGGCACGGGCGCCTCGGCCGCGGCGGTGGCCGCAAGGCGCCGGGGGCTGGCCCGGGGCAGGATCGAGATAACCCTCGATGGCGGCACGCTCTGGGTCGAGACGGACGAGCGCGATCATGTCCTGATGACCGGGCCGGCCGCGCTGTCGTTTACGGGCACCCTCGGGGCGGCGCTTCAGGCAGGGACGGAGACACCATGA